A genomic region of Miscanthus floridulus cultivar M001 chromosome 3, ASM1932011v1, whole genome shotgun sequence contains the following coding sequences:
- the LOC136542992 gene encoding uncharacterized protein has product MKFMDIPNYTYLKLKMLGLGGVITIGTSFQRAYECEVECCDHTTTIIASRELVAIRKEVTEESPNPKWSAGSFEPVEGAKEVPIDLNCPEGKVVRIGTMLSSK; this is encoded by the coding sequence atgaagttcatggacatccccaactacacctacctaaagttaAAGATGTTAGGCctaggtggggtcatcaccattggcacctccttccagcgtgcctatgagtgtgaggtcgagtgctgcgatcacACCACGACAATCATCGCCTCCAGAGAGCTCgtggccatcaggaaggaggtcactgAAGAATCACCCAACCCCAAGTGGTCGGCCGGGTCCTTCGAGCCAgtggagggcgccaaggaggtccccATTGACCTCAACTGCCCTGAGGGCAAGGTGGTGCGCATTGggaccatgctttcctccaaatag